A genome region from Pseudomonas anguilliseptica includes the following:
- a CDS encoding YceK/YidQ family lipoprotein — translation MNKPLARAAVCLLLSLTLSGCATVRTLDAAKPDAPVVYAGTRLNLYALQGGCCATERFGAEAPAYPAADLPVSALLDTLLLPLSLATAIGLNLGISGGL, via the coding sequence ATGAATAAGCCTCTGGCCCGTGCGGCCGTCTGCCTGCTGCTGAGCCTGACCCTCAGCGGCTGCGCTACGGTGCGCACCCTGGATGCCGCCAAGCCCGACGCGCCGGTGGTGTATGCGGGTACGCGGCTGAACCTGTATGCGCTGCAAGGCGGTTGCTGCGCCACTGAGCGCTTCGGCGCCGAGGCGCCGGCTTACCCGGCCGCCGATCTGCCGGTTAGCGCATTGCTTGATACCCTGTTGCTACCACTGTCTCTGGCCACCGCCATTGGCCTTAATCTGGGCATCAGCGGCGGCTTGTAA
- the ubiX gene encoding flavin prenyltransferase UbiX, with protein MSGPERITLAMTGASGAQYGLRLLDCLVQEEREVHFLISKAAQLVMATETDVSLPSKPQAMQAFLSEYTGAAPGQIRVYGKEDWMAPVASGSGAPSAMVVVPCSTGTLSAIATGACNNLIERAADVALKERRQLILVPREAPFSSIHLENMLKLSNLGATILPAAPGFYHQPQAIDDLIDFVVARILNCLNIPQDMLPRWGEHHQITPDE; from the coding sequence ATGAGCGGTCCTGAACGAATTACCTTGGCTATGACGGGAGCGTCAGGGGCGCAGTACGGCCTGCGCCTGCTCGACTGCCTGGTGCAGGAAGAGCGCGAGGTGCACTTTCTGATTTCCAAGGCCGCGCAATTGGTCATGGCCACGGAAACCGATGTCAGCCTGCCGAGCAAACCCCAAGCTATGCAGGCGTTCCTGAGCGAGTACACCGGCGCCGCGCCGGGGCAGATTCGCGTGTATGGCAAGGAAGACTGGATGGCGCCGGTGGCCTCCGGCTCCGGCGCGCCCTCGGCGATGGTGGTGGTGCCGTGCAGCACCGGCACGTTGTCGGCGATTGCCACCGGGGCTTGCAACAACCTGATCGAGCGCGCCGCCGATGTTGCCTTGAAGGAGCGTCGTCAGCTGATTCTGGTGCCACGCGAGGCGCCGTTCTCCAGCATCCATCTGGAGAATATGCTCAAGCTGTCGAATCTTGGGGCGACCATCCTGCCGGCCGCTCCGGGCTTCTATCATCAGCCGCAGGCCATCGATGATCTGATTGATTTCGTGGTGGCGCGTATCCTCAACTGCCTGAACATCCCTCAGGACATGCTGCCGCGTTGGGGCGAGCACCATCAGATCACCCCGGATGAATAA
- a CDS encoding DUF5629 family protein, translating to MSTTPHDLISALSHADMLEIDGLHAWQFNLDAEQLAQHQAGPPPAGDTPLLSIECMDGRALRKWHFSLAQVIAARFDGEADAWNISGTTCAHLIKCFAAVSGDNSDLPGDAE from the coding sequence ATGAGCACCACCCCGCACGACCTGATCAGCGCCCTGAGCCACGCCGACATGCTGGAAATCGACGGCCTGCATGCCTGGCAATTCAACCTGGACGCCGAACAACTGGCCCAGCACCAGGCCGGCCCCCCACCCGCTGGTGATACGCCACTACTGAGCATCGAATGCATGGACGGCCGCGCCCTGCGCAAATGGCACTTCAGCCTGGCCCAGGTAATCGCCGCACGCTTTGATGGTGAGGCCGACGCCTGGAACATTAGCGGCACTACCTGCGCTCATCTGATCAAATGTTTTGCCGCTGTCAGCGGTGACAACAGTGACCTGCCAGGCGACGCCGAATAA
- a CDS encoding EAL domain-containing protein, producing MKRLSFRHLATVLLVTSALTVATLSNAQSRQVSVGVYANEPKILLGQDGKLSGILGELLNEIARQEYWQLRPRPCEWQECLELAQSGEIDLMPDVAYNDSRAQVLDFHKVPSLFSWSQLYSSEDLQLKSILELKGLRIAVLQGSVQEEYLRGLLTSFGLEAQLIGVPSLPQGFELVAGGQADAAVANQRFGDFHAPSYQLQSSSIMFQPAQLFYATRKGQNADLLSAIDKHLSSWQDSPSSIYYQSLHRWSGERPRLLIPTSVWWGLSTLALLLIAALGGALLLRRQVREKTRHLLASEQRLNTILESVEAYIYIKDAQLRYQYANRKVCELFGQTLEQIIGKNDEQFFDIDTATNLHENDRRVLTLGERVQTEEINRSLDGHTEHTFLSIKLPLRDSAGKIYALCGISTDISEHKKNLEKINQLAFYDPLTGLPNRRLLVDRLQQALAKHARGLQQGALLFIDLDNFKNLNDTLGHDMGDLLLQQVAERLNSHVRAQDTLARLGGDEFVLMLEGLNLKPERAVRQIEKVGNKIVAALASPYNLKGRSHTSTASIGIALFPAEYDKVDEVLKRADMAMYEAKAAGRNCMRFFDPRMQAEVSARASLESDLRQSLGQRDFILHYQPQVDAQGQLIEAEALVRWQHPTRGLVPPGEFIPLAESTGLILPLGRLILHIACQQLVAWAAHPQLAQLTLEVNVSARQFHHPDFVEDVFATLAESGANPQRLELELTESQLVEDVEVLIGKMSQLKARGVHLALDDFGAGYSSLNYLKRLPLDQLKIDQSFVRDLLEQPSDAAIVRTILALGANLNLAVTAEGVETQEQYDALQDMGCRRFQGYLFAKPGPAQNLEHWPLATTWQGKEASIPDA from the coding sequence ATGAAGCGCCTGTCATTTCGCCACCTCGCCACCGTTCTACTCGTCACTTCAGCCCTCACGGTCGCCACGCTGAGCAACGCACAATCGCGCCAAGTGAGTGTCGGGGTTTACGCCAACGAACCGAAAATCCTCCTCGGCCAGGACGGCAAACTCTCCGGCATCCTCGGCGAACTGCTAAATGAAATCGCGCGCCAGGAATACTGGCAACTGCGTCCCAGGCCATGCGAATGGCAGGAATGCCTGGAGCTGGCGCAGAGCGGTGAAATCGACCTGATGCCGGATGTGGCCTACAACGACAGCCGTGCCCAGGTACTCGATTTTCACAAGGTGCCCTCGCTCTTCAGTTGGTCGCAGCTCTACAGCAGTGAAGACCTGCAGCTCAAATCGATACTCGAACTCAAAGGCCTGCGCATTGCCGTATTGCAAGGCTCGGTGCAGGAGGAATACCTACGCGGGCTGCTTACCAGTTTTGGTCTGGAAGCCCAGCTGATCGGCGTACCCAGCCTGCCGCAGGGCTTTGAATTAGTGGCGGGCGGGCAGGCCGACGCAGCGGTGGCCAACCAGCGTTTTGGCGACTTCCATGCGCCGAGCTATCAACTGCAAAGCTCCTCAATCATGTTTCAACCGGCGCAGCTGTTCTACGCCACACGCAAGGGGCAGAACGCTGATTTGCTAAGCGCCATCGACAAACACCTGTCGAGCTGGCAGGACTCGCCCTCCTCGATCTACTACCAGAGCCTGCATCGCTGGAGCGGTGAACGGCCACGCCTGCTGATCCCCACCAGCGTCTGGTGGGGGCTGAGCACCCTCGCCCTATTGCTGATCGCCGCTCTCGGTGGTGCGCTACTGCTGCGCCGCCAGGTACGCGAGAAAACCCGTCACCTGCTGGCCAGCGAACAACGCCTGAACACCATCCTCGAAAGCGTCGAAGCCTATATCTATATCAAGGACGCACAACTGCGTTACCAATACGCCAACCGCAAGGTTTGCGAGCTGTTCGGGCAAACCCTAGAGCAGATCATTGGCAAGAATGACGAACAGTTTTTCGATATCGATACGGCCACCAACCTGCATGAAAATGATCGCCGCGTACTCACACTTGGCGAGCGCGTACAGACTGAAGAGATCAACCGCAGCCTGGATGGCCATACCGAACACACGTTCCTATCGATTAAGCTGCCGCTACGCGACAGCGCCGGCAAAATTTACGCCCTGTGTGGGATTTCCACGGACATCTCCGAACACAAGAAGAACCTCGAAAAAATCAATCAACTGGCCTTCTACGACCCGCTCACCGGCCTACCCAACCGCCGTCTGCTGGTCGACCGTCTCCAACAGGCATTGGCCAAACATGCGCGCGGACTGCAACAGGGCGCACTGCTGTTTATCGACTTGGACAACTTCAAGAACCTCAACGACACCCTAGGTCACGACATGGGTGACCTGTTGTTGCAGCAAGTCGCCGAGCGTTTGAATAGTCATGTCCGTGCCCAGGACACCTTGGCGCGCCTGGGCGGGGACGAATTTGTCCTGATGCTTGAAGGGCTAAACCTCAAGCCTGAGCGGGCAGTGCGTCAAATCGAAAAGGTCGGCAATAAGATCGTTGCCGCATTGGCCTCCCCCTACAACCTGAAGGGGCGAAGCCACACCAGTACGGCCAGTATCGGCATTGCATTGTTTCCAGCGGAATACGACAAAGTCGATGAGGTGCTCAAACGCGCCGACATGGCCATGTATGAGGCAAAAGCTGCCGGACGCAATTGCATGCGCTTCTTCGATCCACGAATGCAGGCCGAAGTCAGCGCACGCGCCAGCCTGGAAAGCGACCTGCGCCAGAGCCTCGGCCAGCGCGACTTTATCCTGCACTACCAGCCCCAGGTGGATGCTCAAGGACAGCTGATCGAAGCAGAAGCCCTGGTGCGCTGGCAGCATCCCACACGCGGGCTGGTGCCGCCGGGGGAATTTATTCCGCTGGCAGAAAGCACTGGGCTGATTCTGCCCCTGGGCCGCCTGATCCTGCACATCGCCTGCCAGCAACTGGTGGCCTGGGCTGCGCATCCACAGCTGGCGCAGCTAACCCTGGAGGTCAACGTCAGCGCGAGGCAGTTCCACCACCCCGACTTTGTCGAAGACGTATTCGCGACCCTCGCCGAAAGTGGCGCGAACCCGCAGCGCCTGGAACTGGAACTGACCGAAAGCCAGCTGGTGGAAGATGTGGAAGTGCTTATCGGCAAGATGAGCCAACTGAAAGCGCGCGGGGTGCATCTGGCACTAGACGATTTCGGCGCGGGCTACTCCTCGCTTAACTACCTCAAGCGACTGCCATTGGACCAACTGAAGATCGACCAATCGTTCGTCCGCGACCTGCTCGAACAACCCAGCGACGCCGCTATCGTACGCACCATCCTGGCGCTAGGGGCCAACCTCAACCTGGCCGTAACCGCCGAAGGGGTGGAAACCCAGGAACAGTATGACGCCCTGCAAGACATGGGCTGCCGACGCTTTCAGGGCTACCTGTTCGCCAAGCCGGGACCGGCGCAGAATCTGGAGCACTGGCCATTGGCAACTACCTGGCAGGGTAAAGAGGCCAGTATTCCGGACGCCTGA
- a CDS encoding class I SAM-dependent methyltransferase, translating into MSLYERYLLPHLIDFACGMGAVMKARSQLVPQAHGRVLEIGIGSGLNLAFYDAAKVSVIIGVDPSADMQRLARQRAAAISTPVEMIALELGQIQADDASFDSIVCTFTLCTIPDAVAALKEMRRVLKPGGRLLFCEHGLAPELPVLRWQNRLTPLWKPLAGGCHLNRDIQALITAGGFQIGELSNRYLKGPRPMTYIYQGWAD; encoded by the coding sequence GTGAGCCTGTATGAGCGCTATCTGCTGCCACATCTGATCGACTTCGCCTGTGGCATGGGCGCGGTGATGAAAGCCCGTTCACAACTGGTGCCACAGGCCCATGGCCGGGTGCTTGAAATCGGCATCGGCAGCGGCCTTAATCTGGCGTTCTATGACGCTGCAAAGGTCAGCGTGATCATCGGTGTCGACCCCAGCGCCGATATGCAGAGGTTGGCCAGACAACGGGCCGCCGCGATCAGCACCCCAGTGGAGATGATTGCCCTCGAACTGGGACAGATTCAGGCCGACGACGCCAGCTTCGACAGCATCGTCTGCACCTTTACCCTGTGCACCATCCCCGACGCCGTGGCGGCGCTGAAGGAAATGCGCCGCGTGCTCAAGCCCGGCGGTCGCCTGCTGTTCTGCGAGCACGGCCTGGCTCCGGAGCTGCCTGTGCTGCGCTGGCAGAACCGCCTGACGCCGCTGTGGAAACCACTGGCCGGCGGCTGTCACCTCAATCGCGATATCCAGGCGCTGATCACCGCAGGCGGTTTTCAGATTGGCGAACTAAGCAATCGCTACCTCAAGGGACCTCGGCCCATGACCTATATCTACCAGGGCTGGGCTGACTAG
- a CDS encoding oxidoreductase: MYLTPQHILLAGATGLTGEHLLDRLLNEPTVARVLAPSRRPLAAHAHLENPQGELLALLPQLTGKVDTAFCCLGSTIKQAGSQEAFRAVDHDLVIAFAERARALGARHLLVISALGADANSTVFYNKVKGQMEQALRAQDWPQLTIARPSLLLGARQEFRLGERLAAPFMRWLPGKYRGIEATVLARALWRLALEEDAGTRVIESDQLRRLGR, encoded by the coding sequence ATGTATTTGACGCCACAGCACATCCTTCTCGCAGGCGCCACCGGACTGACCGGCGAGCACCTGCTGGACCGCCTGCTGAACGAGCCCACCGTCGCTCGCGTACTGGCCCCCAGCCGCCGCCCTCTGGCCGCGCACGCACACCTGGAAAACCCGCAGGGCGAACTGCTGGCCCTGCTGCCGCAACTGACGGGCAAGGTCGATACGGCTTTCTGCTGCCTGGGCAGCACGATCAAACAGGCCGGCTCGCAAGAGGCTTTTCGCGCGGTCGATCATGACCTGGTGATCGCCTTCGCCGAGCGCGCCCGCGCCCTCGGTGCACGTCACCTGCTGGTGATCAGCGCCCTCGGCGCGGATGCCAATTCCACCGTGTTCTACAACAAGGTCAAAGGCCAAATGGAGCAGGCCCTGCGCGCGCAGGACTGGCCGCAGCTGACCATCGCCCGCCCTTCGTTACTGCTTGGCGCACGCCAGGAATTCCGCCTTGGCGAGCGCTTGGCCGCTCCCTTTATGCGCTGGCTGCCGGGCAAGTACCGTGGCATCGAAGCCACCGTATTGGCCCGTGCCCTGTGGCGTCTTGCCCTGGAGGAAGATGCCGGCACTCGGGTAATCGAATCAGACCAACTGCGCCGCCTCGGCCGCTAA
- the mpl gene encoding UDP-N-acetylmuramate:L-alanyl-gamma-D-glutamyl-meso-diaminopimelate ligase produces MHIHILGICGTFMGSLAVLAKELGHRVTGSDANVYPPMSTQLQAQGIELTQGYDAAQLDPAPDLVVVGNALSRGNPAVEYVLNKGLPYVSGPQWLADHVLQGRWVMAVAGTHGKTSSSSMLAWVLEHAGMSPGFLIGGVPQNFGISARLGGTPFFVVEADEYDSAFFDKRSKFVHYRPRTAILNNLEFDHADIFPDLAAIERQFHHLVRTIPGDGLIIHPTSEPALKRVIEMGCWTPVQTTGEGGQWQGRLLSADGSRFEVSFEGKVAGTVDWQLTGQHNVANALAVLAAARHVGVVPELGIAALCGFINAKRRMEKVAEVNGVTIFDDFAHHPTAIATTLDGLRKRIGDAKLIAIVEPRSNSMKLGAHRDGLPESVVQADSVYWYAPPNLGWDLAGTVATSTVPTQVCDSLEAIIAGVKAEAAPGTQVVVMSNGGFGGLHGKLAAALL; encoded by the coding sequence ATGCATATCCATATTCTCGGCATCTGCGGCACTTTTATGGGCTCGCTGGCCGTGCTGGCCAAGGAACTCGGCCACCGCGTGACCGGTTCCGACGCCAACGTCTATCCGCCCATGAGCACCCAGCTGCAAGCCCAGGGTATCGAACTGACCCAGGGCTATGACGCCGCCCAGCTCGACCCCGCGCCGGATCTGGTGGTGGTTGGCAATGCCCTGTCGCGCGGAAATCCGGCGGTGGAATACGTACTGAATAAGGGCCTGCCCTATGTCAGTGGCCCGCAGTGGTTGGCTGACCACGTGCTGCAAGGCCGTTGGGTTATGGCTGTAGCCGGCACCCATGGCAAGACCAGCAGTTCGAGCATGTTGGCCTGGGTGCTGGAGCATGCCGGCATGAGCCCGGGCTTTTTGATTGGCGGCGTGCCGCAGAACTTTGGTATCTCCGCACGCTTGGGCGGCACGCCGTTCTTTGTGGTCGAGGCCGATGAGTACGACAGCGCCTTCTTCGACAAACGCAGCAAGTTCGTCCACTACCGTCCGCGTACCGCGATCCTGAATAACCTGGAGTTCGATCACGCGGACATCTTCCCGGATCTGGCGGCGATCGAGCGGCAGTTCCACCATCTGGTACGCACCATTCCGGGCGACGGCCTGATCATTCACCCGACCTCTGAGCCTGCGCTTAAGCGGGTGATCGAGATGGGCTGTTGGACCCCGGTGCAAACCACTGGCGAAGGCGGCCAATGGCAGGGGCGTCTGCTTAGCGCCGATGGCTCGCGCTTTGAGGTGAGTTTCGAGGGCAAGGTTGCTGGCACCGTGGATTGGCAGCTGACCGGCCAGCACAACGTCGCCAATGCCCTGGCGGTGCTGGCGGCGGCGCGCCATGTCGGCGTGGTGCCGGAGCTGGGCATCGCTGCACTTTGCGGCTTTATCAACGCCAAGCGGCGCATGGAAAAGGTCGCCGAGGTGAATGGCGTGACCATCTTCGACGACTTCGCCCACCATCCGACTGCGATTGCAACCACCCTCGATGGCCTGCGCAAGCGCATCGGCGATGCAAAATTGATCGCCATTGTCGAGCCGCGTTCCAACTCGATGAAACTCGGCGCGCACCGTGATGGGCTGCCGGAGTCCGTGGTGCAGGCGGACTCGGTGTACTGGTATGCACCGCCGAATCTCGGTTGGGACCTGGCTGGCACTGTGGCCACCTCGACCGTACCGACGCAGGTTTGCGACTCGCTGGAAGCGATCATTGCCGGGGTAAAGGCCGAAGCCGCGCCGGGCACCCAGGTGGTGGTGATGAGCAACGGCGGCTTTGGCGGTTTGCATGGCAAGTTGGCTGCGGCCCTTTTATAG
- a CDS encoding sigma-54-dependent Fis family transcriptional regulator, producing the protein MHNPASRHAQQVLTVAQGRGQHAGPAADSSVARSWLRCLQQHHLDPAQNMPPAVIEHARMLERREQLQQVLEISSNEMNSLHRQLAGSGHAVLLTDARGVILNCVTEQAEKRTFEQAGLWLGADWSEACEGTNGIGTCLVERQPLTIHQNEHFRSRHTGLTCSASPVFDPHGELLAVLDVSSARHDVSRQSQFHTMALVNLSAKAIEGCHFLRSYEGEWLLRFHAQAEYIGQFSEGLLAFDGDGRVSAVNQSAINLLGLSRRQLLGRTLIEVFDCRLDDLLGRASAQPSASWPLYTQRGQLLFAMLRGQPRRSAQALSAASLATPGLCLADPGLQGDFRRALRVYERDVPLLIGGETGTGKEAFAKALHQVSSRGGKPFVALNCAAIPESLIESELFGYRGGSFTGARKEGMRGKLQQADGGTLFLDEIGDMPLALQTRLLRVLEERRVEPIGGEAQAIDVRVISASHRDLNERVASGEFRQDLFYRLNGLVIELPPLRERSDKLALLDFLLGEEARGQPVRLDDAAREALLAYLWPGNVRQLRNVLRTLCALCENGVISHADLPAEIRHTRPALALLLAAKPDQLGDAERTALLAVLEAQHWQMSRSAEQLGISRNTLYRKLRKHGIARRG; encoded by the coding sequence ATGCATAACCCAGCAAGCCGCCACGCCCAGCAGGTGCTGACCGTGGCCCAAGGGCGCGGCCAACACGCTGGCCCCGCTGCTGACTCCTCGGTGGCGCGCTCCTGGCTGCGCTGCCTGCAGCAGCATCACCTCGACCCGGCGCAGAACATGCCGCCTGCGGTGATCGAACACGCGCGCATGCTCGAGCGGCGCGAGCAGCTGCAACAGGTGCTGGAGATTTCCAGCAACGAGATGAACAGCCTGCATCGCCAGTTGGCCGGCAGCGGTCATGCCGTGCTGCTCACCGATGCGCGTGGGGTAATCCTCAACTGCGTCACCGAGCAGGCGGAAAAACGCACTTTCGAGCAGGCCGGCCTGTGGCTTGGCGCCGACTGGAGCGAGGCCTGCGAAGGCACCAACGGCATCGGCACCTGCCTGGTCGAGCGCCAGCCGTTGACCATCCACCAGAACGAACATTTTCGCAGCCGGCATACCGGGCTGACCTGCTCGGCCAGCCCGGTATTCGACCCGCATGGCGAGCTGCTGGCGGTGCTTGACGTGTCCTCGGCGCGGCATGACGTATCGCGGCAGAGCCAGTTCCACACCATGGCCCTGGTCAACCTGTCGGCCAAGGCCATCGAGGGCTGCCATTTCCTGCGCAGCTATGAAGGTGAATGGCTGCTGCGCTTCCATGCTCAGGCCGAATACATTGGCCAGTTCAGCGAGGGGCTGCTGGCCTTCGATGGCGACGGCCGGGTGAGTGCGGTCAATCAGAGTGCGATCAATCTGCTCGGTCTGTCGCGGCGGCAACTGCTCGGGCGCACCTTGATCGAGGTATTTGATTGCCGCCTGGATGACCTGCTCGGTCGTGCTTCGGCGCAGCCCAGCGCCAGTTGGCCGCTGTATACCCAACGTGGTCAGCTACTGTTTGCCATGCTGCGCGGCCAGCCGCGGCGCAGTGCTCAGGCGCTATCTGCGGCGAGCTTGGCAACGCCGGGGTTGTGTCTGGCCGACCCCGGTTTGCAGGGTGATTTCCGCCGCGCCCTGCGTGTTTACGAGCGTGATGTACCGCTACTGATCGGCGGCGAAACCGGCACCGGCAAGGAGGCCTTCGCCAAGGCCCTGCATCAGGTCAGCTCGCGTGGCGGCAAGCCCTTTGTGGCACTGAACTGCGCGGCAATTCCCGAGAGCCTGATCGAGAGCGAGCTGTTCGGTTATCGCGGCGGCAGCTTTACCGGCGCGCGCAAGGAGGGCATGCGCGGCAAGCTGCAGCAGGCCGATGGCGGTACGCTGTTTCTCGATGAAATTGGCGATATGCCGCTGGCGCTGCAAACCCGCTTGCTGCGCGTGCTGGAAGAGCGTCGGGTCGAGCCGATCGGCGGTGAAGCGCAGGCCATCGATGTGCGGGTGATCAGCGCCAGCCATCGCGATCTGAACGAACGGGTGGCCAGCGGCGAGTTTCGTCAGGACCTGTTCTATCGCCTCAATGGCCTGGTGATCGAGCTGCCGCCATTGCGTGAGCGCAGTGACAAGCTGGCGCTGCTGGATTTCCTTCTTGGCGAAGAGGCGCGCGGGCAGCCGGTGCGGCTTGATGATGCCGCCCGCGAAGCGCTGCTCGCCTACCTCTGGCCGGGCAATGTGCGCCAGCTGCGCAATGTGCTGCGCACCCTCTGCGCGCTGTGCGAAAACGGCGTGATCAGTCACGCCGACCTGCCCGCCGAGATTCGCCATACACGCCCTGCGCTGGCCCTGCTGCTTGCGGCCAAGCCCGATCAGCTGGGTGATGCCGAACGCACCGCGCTGCTCGCGGTCCTAGAAGCGCAGCACTGGCAGATGAGCCGCAGCGCCGAACAGCTGGGCATCAGCCGCAATACCCTGTACCGCAAACTGCGCAAGCACGGGATTGCCAGGCGAGGCTAA